cacattcacacacacgcacacatcatAACATTACTGCTGTCACTTCACCCTGTTCAGAATAGATTAATATACTACTTACTCTGTACTTTATccagaatactttttaaaaaagtcAGTAGAACATGATGCAATGATAAATGCTTCAAACAGCAGTATGCAACATTGtaatcacatgacctcatcatgttgCATGTTTACTTCAGCCAGTCCAGTTatcaatggagaaaaaaaatattattttgcatttttaatccaatttagtGTCACAGTTTTGCAACTTTtgtcagtctgatcaaataagCGCATTGCATTGTGCACTTGACTGCACACAGTACATACTACAGAAACAGTATTAGTATGCTCTTCCTTCACAAAGCATCTGTTGCCATGGTTCCCATCTGCATCACTAAACACACAGAGTTATAATGAGCTACAATAGTTCATAAATCCACTTTGTCACCTGTGAACACAGGAGCCCGTgcaattattaaaacattttaatgtcatctCAGTATTTTAGAGCTAGTTTACAACAGGAAATATATTTATGAAtccatatatttaatattatacagAGCGACTGTTCCCTCGCCACATCCATGAGTTTAAATGCATCTGTAAGAGTCGTGAGCCAATGACAAACTGAACAGAAACATCATATTCACACAAACTAAAGCAGAAAATCACTCTGGTTTAATGTTTGAGAATGAGAGCGGCGTATTGGCAGGGATGACAGACGTGTGTCGTGTATGTTCATATGGGCAGAGAGGTGGATTGTGGGTCGTTTTGGCTCAGAGAAGTGCAGTGATCATGTGTTTAAAGCCACATTGGTTCATATCATCTAAATCTCTATGTACAGCTGCGGTATATttcaatatatgtatatatttataataatgataatcatCAACAGtatatctctcacacacacaagcacacacacatataaatcatAAAATATCTGTCACTAAGAGTATGAATCTAATGCTTTCAGATCACTCACAcacatcactcacacacacatcacacacactcgcacacacactcactcactcacacacacagacacacacacactcatacacacacacatttctctccCTGTGCAGTTAGTTTATTATATGTAAATAGTAGCCCTATAGAGACACATCAcaatgagacacacacacatcagtgttTCCTGTGTgaatgagatgtgtgtgtgtgtgttagtaaagTGCTCAGTGCTCATGTCTATATTGCCTCTGACATTGTGTTGCACTCAATGAGCTCACAGTCACCATGGAAACACCCCTGTAAAcaccatcattatcatcatcgtCGTCGTTGTCAGTAGCAATGgctcatgtacacacacacacacacacacacacacacacacacacacacgcaatagACAAAGTCCTGATGATTTCCATGAAATTTcaaagggtgaatctcatgaaacctgtcaagaacatgtccagctcacatttcaccacaaaatcacaagaaagaaagaacaaattatattttgcctttattttcagcacatttttgctCCCGAGTTATCTTCATGGAAGttatgatttcttattttttctcttGTGATTTTGTGTTGAAATATGAGCTGGGCATGTTCTCTCATCACACATCTCTCCTGTGTTCCTGATGGGAGTCTtcagttgtgtatgtgtgtttttacaGTCTCTCTCTTGCTGGTATCCAGATATACGGTCCAGACTGTTCCTTGATCACAGACTTCACATGATGGAAGATCTCCTCGAAGCTGTCGCCCTCCACGATCGctacacgcacacacatttgAACATTTCCAGTGTTATGAACCATTTGATAGATTCTGAATACACCACAAGAACCTCTCTGGAATCAGAATGCAGGACTAAACTTGTGTCATGTGCTCGTACTGGATGATGGGCATTTATTAAAGCTCATTATGACATCACATGAAGAGGTTAGCCAATCGTATCAAAAGGTCACTGGCatgtagaagtcttaaaggtacagtagtaaAAAGAGAGGCCAGACTcgacacaattacacacacatgAATGCTTGTGCACTAAAAGCGTGTGATCCCGTCACACAAACTTAACATGAACcagtcttgttttcattttagtcatcatttatgtcatgtcatattcactgAGTTCAGTCAATTTTCccattttaaaatggcatttgaTCAATAAAGTGGTCATATTTATTAATGTGCAGAATTACaaaagtgtttcactgtaacAGTCTAAACctaaactaaatataaacatgtatCGATTTATATAAGCTGCATTTAATATTCTGAACTATTAGCCTTCATTTTCTGTCATTAATTTCACGTACTGATATAGCAACATCTTATTCACAACACAAGTAACACGTTCATGTTCTTTGGCTTCATTATCTGTGCAGatgtaataatatataaatacagtatagagTATGTGTTTGAGGAAGGTGTTTAACCTGCTAGTAAAACTATCACCGGTGTTCAGCTCTTTCAGCTCAAATGGAGAAATAACTAAATAAGACTCACAGCATAAGGAGATTTTACCTGAGAAACACTCGATGAAGTCTTGCTCCAGTTTGATGGCTCTGTCTAAAGCTCTTCTCGCCTGTTCTTCAGTCAAACGTTTGCTTATATCTCTGTAATCAACACCAACAAACACTCCTGtcacacacaaatgcactcaTGTACagtacagttatatatatatatatattacggcTGTCAGTAGTTAAAAtctttaattgcgattaatctcatttttcatagttaatcccgtcagattttaaaagtagtcaaatttgactctatataaaCGTATTTCctgtcataatgcatttatttgttctttggaaagaacaacacaatcATTAGCTGACACTTTAAAAGCTCAGCGACGAAGTCAtgtggtgccatgcgagggtcagacgtgtgaacggcgagctctttGCACTTtcctagtttttaattatttttcttaaatatattcagctcttcctgagtctgctggaCATAACAGGGCATagactggaaatcgagcgagctcacagggtcccggctcacagatccactgaaggagacaggccccgatcaattctggctaaatttctgagatcatctgataaagatcttgtgatacgcgaggcgaggagtaaaggaaggctttcttggaagaatcacagcattttcttgttcccagactttgcgaattcgacaagagagaaacgtgatcgattcaaggaatgcaagaaactcttacatcaacggaagatcgcttttgcactgatgttcccggccaaactgagaatagatactaaggatggccacaaaatatttacatgcccacagcaagcattgtccttcataaaaacattggagtgagtaaaccatttggtgattttcatgttgcccccaagtgagctcgactcactgtacatacacttcactgtctgaggaagctgggcacctttcttgtttctttttgtgttggttccgcctagcggctggagtttgttttgtggaggatcacaccttcgagacagttttgttaatgaatctgcacgttctgtgtgtttattctgcctactgTATTCTGCTAATGCTTattagtaaacatctacaattcaaatgtctcaaacagattaaagataaattaggaagagtcattattgttttagcagaaattcaggggcaaagtctgattttggctaatatttacgcacctaacgctgatgatcagggcttttttatagatcttgaagggatgttgcaaaccgctggcacccctcatgatataatattgggaggagactttaatcttttgctggattcagtccttgatcatagtgaagcaaaagtgtgtaagccccctagagcaacactgacacttcacaggatgtgtaaaaatcttggtcttaaagatattcggagacttctgaacccatctggtagggactatacatttttttcatcagtccataagatttactctagaatagatttttttaaatatatatctaagtccctcatttcatctgttgttgattgctcaattggaaagatcttagtctcagatcatgtcctggtgagtttagaggtgttgccacatacagagaaaaataaatcatatgtatcccttttgcaaaatcctgatttccaacaaatgttaaagactgaaatcagtgtttatatggagaccaactggtcctcagtatcctctgtgggcgtggcttgggaggcacttaaggtggttcttaggggtcggatcatacagtatgcctcattcaccaaaaaatccaaagaacgagaactcatggagttggaaggaaatattaaaagtgccgaggcagagctgaagcgccgtatgtcagctgatggcctcagagaattgacctgattgaaatacagatataatactgttttgtcacaggaagtggagttttggttattcagggcaagacagtcatactttgagttgggggacaaagcagggaagcttttggctagatatataaagcagagagagtctttttctaccattccctcagtgaaatctgctggtggtgaaatatttacctcggccattgatattaataatgcttttaaagaattctatcttgatctttatagttccacgtcttcatctattgatgaagatattagaaacattgtggaaccattagatcttcctaaactgaagactgagcaaaaaaattctcttgattctgagataaacttggaggagcttggcgaggtaattaaggccttacgtTGATTCAttgaatatatgttttgtttttctttgtctttttggaatcagtaaaaatgttaatcttaaaaaaagCTCGGCGACAACTAGGGCTgagcgatatatcgaatattaacgatataatcgagatcattttgctgacgatataaaattgaccaatatcgtgaatatcgtgatgattttaatgtgcttttgtttggccattaagtttcataaagagcacatCAGTAGACTGATATCACAATCCTTCACGAacctcttatctatctatctgtctgtctgtctatctatctatctgtctgtctaactgtctgttctatcatctatctatctatccatctatctgtctgtctgtctatctttctgtctgtctgtctgtctgtctatctgtctgttctatcatctatctatctatctgtctgtctgtgtctatctgtctgtctgtctatctttctgtctgtctatctatcatctatctatctgtctgtctatctatctatctatctatctatctatctatctatctgtctgtctgtctgtctgtctgtctgtctgtctgtctgtctgtctatccatccatctatctgtctgtctgtctgtctgtctgtctgtctgtctgtttctatctatctatctgtctgtctatctatctcactcacacacacacacacacacacacactcacagtataTTCTGCAGTGAGGAGGGTCTGATGAAAATGGCGATGGGGTGAAGTTGAGCAGCCTGTAATCTCCTCACAGCATTAGCAGAAACATCCAGAATACAGTGTTTCCCctgctaaaaacacacacacacacgcacaaatttCGTGAATTTCTcttttttgtctgtctctctttcatcAAGTGAAAGTAATTACAACACAAGGCCCTCACACAACCGTAATTAAAGCTGCAAGATGATTGTTGATTATTGCCCTTGTTATTATAATCACAATAATTAATGTTCATTAATACAAGTTACATTAAATACCTCTTTATGTCaactacacatccaaaacaaacagttgagctgaattactttattactGTTTTACACATCAGTAAATCAATGTAATATTTCTGGCCACCTCACCCAGCCCTTATACCAAGCAGGCcaatattatcacaatatgtgttgatatcatttatatcaatattatcacaatatgtgTTCATATCATTTATATCAATATGATCACAACATGTGTTCATATCATTTATATCAATATGATCACAATATGTGTTGATATCATTTATATCAATATGATCACAATATGTGTTGATATCATTTATatcaatattatcacaatatgtgttgatatcatttatatcaatattatcacaatatgtgTTCATATCATTTATATCAATATGATCACAATATGTGTTCATATCATTTATATCAATATGATCACAATATGTGTTGATATCATTTATatcaatattatcacaatatgtgTTCATATCATTTATatcaatattatcacaatatgCATCCCACATGTAATTCcacctcaagaatgaatgtaaacacaACACGTTTTTCTACCTTTTAATTTAAAGAAGTTTACTTAATTTAGGTTTTAATCTAACAGAGcatgtgtgtgacctctttttagcacaatttcatcatcttcagcagACATCTGACTCATTTTAAAGTGTCAGACACTGTTCTTCCTGGTTTTGGTCTGATACGTGTCAGCTACGAAACTCGTATATGATGTCATAGCCGTtgcgttgttttgtttttttatccccttttctcccaatgttggaatgaccaattcccactacttagtaggtcctcgtggtggcgcggttactcgcctcaatccgggtgctggaggacaagtctcagttgtctccgcttctgagatcgtcaatccgcgcatcttgtcacgtgactcgttgtgcatgacaccgcggagactcacagcatgtggaggctcatgctactctccacgatccacgcacaacttaccacacaccccattgagagcgagaaccactaatcacgaccacgaggaggttaccccatgtgactctaccctccctagcaaccgggccaatttggttgcttaggagacctgactggagtcactcagcacgccctggattcaaactctcgtgactccaggggtgataatcagcgtattttaacactgagctacccagaccccccgtAATCAAATTTTTGATTAATTGTAATGACGTGACAGTGGGGAAGAAGTCTCAAAGCGTGTCTTTTGTGACTGATGTGATCGACCAAATTATGAGACCACCGATCAAGTCATCGTATGTGCatatcggccgataccaatcAGAGGCTGATTGATCGCGCACATCCCTCATtgtattgtctgtctgtctcacctgTTCTGCGACCTGTCTCACACTCTGGACGCTGGTCCCGTACAGGTGGCTGTTATATTGTCCAGCCTCGATGAATCTGTGACTCTGAATGTCTTTCTCCATCTGTTCCCGTGACGACACAAAGTGATAATCCCGTCCGTCCACCTCATAGTCACGCTTCGGCCGCGTCGTGTCTGCCAAACACAGGAAGCAAAAACACATCAATTCTCTATTTGCACATGACAGGCCAAAGATTATTTCCTGGattctaaaaaatatttaatccTCTTCAATGTAAACGCTCTTGAGGTTTTTCTCATGTGGCGCATGCGTGTTTGGTTGTGGTAATTGTGCGGCGTGAACTCTTACGCGGAACACAGGAGCCAAACTTGTCCGGGAACTCGGAGAGAAGATCGTCATTAACGCGATCCTTGCTCGGCCCGAGGATGATGACTGGACGCGTGTAGTGCACTACAGAAAAGGAAATGACATCACCATCATTCAACACTGTCCCCTGTGGAGCTTTTCATCTCTAAATTGAATTAATTTGAACTAAAACAATATGCAAGAGAAAGTGACCAACAATAAATCAAACTCACCTTCAGTCTGTGTCACTGTCTCATAGCTCACAATGTATTCACTGcgtcctgaacacacacacacacacacacacacacacacacacacacacacaatgagtcATGGCAAGTGTGAATCTCAACATGAACAGCGATAAGATACATAAATCAcattctgaaacacacacacactcaccactaATGACGTctctgcctctggtcttcatacGGGACCACTCCTTCCTTTCAACTCTACAACAAttcattacattattattatacacatgAAGACATTCACATGACTGTAAATTCTACTGACTGTCTGCAGctgtattaacacacacacacacaacacacacacacacacacaacacacacacacacactcaatcacaaacacacacacactcaatcacacacactcacacacacaacacacacactcaatcacacacacacacacacacacacacacactcaatcaaaaacacactcaatcacacatacacacacacacacactcaatcacacactcaatcacacacacacacaacacacacactcaatcacacacactcacacacacaacacacacactcaatcacacacacacacacacacacacacacacactcaatcacaaacacactcaatcacacatacacacacacacacactcaatcacacacacacacacactcagtcacacacacacacaacacacacactcaatcacacatacacacacactcaatcacaaacacacacacactcaatcacacatacacacacacaacacacacacactcaatcacacacacacacactcaatcacacacactcacactcaatcacaaacacacacacaacacacacacactcaatcacacacactcacacacacacacactcaatcacaaacacacacacactcaatcacacatacacacacacacacaacacactcaatcacacacacacacacacaacacacacacactcaatcacacacactcacacacactcaatcacaaacacacacacaacacacacacactcaatcacacacactcacacacttaatcacacacactcacaacatacacacacactcgatcatacacactcacacacacacacaacacacacacacactcacacacacaacacacacacacacacacactcacacacacacacacactctcacactcacacacacacacaacacacacacacacacacacacacacacacacacacacacacacacacacacacacacacacacactctcacactcacacacacacacacctcctctTGCTGGGAATGTATCCGGTCTCCTCCAGTTCTCCGTGTGCAGAGATTTTTGCGGCCTGCCACCATTCCTCATCACTGCAGTCAAACACCTGCAGCACATCTCCAAACCTGAAGCTCACGGCCTGAGAGAGGAAGCCACAGTCTAACGTCTTATCATAGTCAAACAGAGCcctgcagagagacagacagggagagagacagacagggagagagacagacagagttcTCATATTGAGAGAGTCAAAAAGTTTCCGAATGGTAAACGGGGTTCTGAAAATGAGACAAATTCTCCTTATAATGCAGGAAACCATGACACCAGTagacatacactttttttttaatgaaaatgcagaaatgcagaaaggtttgtgtAGGTTTAGAGGAAATATTAGCTCAGTatataaacgtgtgtgtgtgtgtgtgtgtgtgtttgtgtattcagTACCTGATGAAGAAGCTTCTCTTTCCGCTCCGTAATGACGCTGCTGCAGAAACTAAACTGCTGTTCATCAGCTGCTCACGCAAGTCATGAATCTTCGCCTCGAATCTGCTGtactctaaacacacacacacacacacaatggagtTTCATTCATTCTGTTTGACACTTTGTTCTAGTATGTTGGTCTGTGTTCAGTTGTGTGAACATCAGATCTGAAGAACACAGTTTACACTAATGTCACTATAGTGCTGAGAATGCCATGCGCTGCTTTATGAATTGAGCTCTGGCACATTTCGAAATGAAATCAAGTATGTCTGCAGATGTTCTCACCCTCTGGTCTGTACTGGGCGATGATGGTGACCGTCTGTCCTGCGTTCTTGAGCGCCACTGCAGCCTGTTCATGAGTCGCATGACGCAGATCCACACCGTTCACCTgcaaacatcacaacaacagttcACAGTACAATAACAAGAGCACTACGGTACACTGCTACACAGGCGTGTATGTGTATAATATGTTGCATTGTTATACTGTATGGTTGGACGTACGCTCAGTATCTGATCTCCTTTCCTGAGTTCTCCGCTCAGATCCGCTGCTCCTCCCGCTAGAATAAACGAGATGAAGATACCCTCACCATCCTCACCGCCCACGATATTAAAGCCCAAACCTGTAGAACCCCTGAGAATCGCCACACGCCTCGGCTCCCTGACCAGCACAAACACAGCGTTACAACACTCATCATGACATGTCCTCAGAGGTCAAAATGATTcataaatgaagtaaaaaagttttcttttagggtcTGAGATAGTCTGTCATCAATATACGTAGCACCTGGGTATGTCATCATCCATCAGCAGGGCTTTGGGGATGGGGGAGTATCGCCGTGGAGATGAGGGACTGAGGGCTTGTGGGTAATCCGACATGTCCATATGAGGAGAATACGCTACAAAACACACAGATAAACATCAAACCTGTCAGTGCACATGACaaaccaaatgtgtgtgtgtataaaaacaCTGGCCCCAGAACAGTATTTGTTCACTTGTGACACTTACGGTCTGTTCCAAAacgtagtgagctgcctcgctgtctcctcCCTACATAGggagctgtcttctatggcagcatctttACTGAAACGATGCCTCATAAGTGATTGATTcggaacgctctacataggccATCTTGGATTGatttttccaccgagctcatcacggtgcattctgggattgcatACCCGGTTAAGCATACATATGATACTACCttatatcttaggaggcagcataaataAGGTACCTAGCCTTTGGAACAGGAACGTACCTATTacaccttaaaatgctgcctctggaggaagCTCACTAGGACCCTTAATGTCTGAAAGTCATTGCATTTGAAGATAACGAAATATTAAACAAGTGTCATTTGAAagaaacagcacaagcacacttttcaagcaaaacatatgACAAAAGAAGCATGTGGAATTGACAAGGTTTGACATGCTAAAACAGTATAGAAGTACAGATGAAAATCAAGACACTTTGTGTTTATCAgtggctgggtttccatccacgtatttttatgtgcattttgggatattgcataaaaaaccGCTGGATGGAAAATCCAAGAttcgaataaaatctccaaaatgtgcattaaaaacgTATACGTGTataagaagaaatgcacataaactagggatgtgcgagactagtcaactaaacgattctgatgctgctagtcgacactggaattactagtcgatCAGTATTTTTAATATGCTGACTGCTTCTACCatacctggagtcgtgagtttgaatccagggcgtgctgagtgactccagccaggtctcctaagcaaccaaattggcccggttgctagggagggtggagtcacatggggtaacctcctcgtggtcgctataatgtggttctcgctctcggtggggcgtgtggtgagttgagcgtggatgccgcggagaatagcacgaAGCCTCCATacatgctacgtctccatggtaacgcgctcaataagccacgtgataagatgtgcggattgacggtctcagacgcggaggcaactgagattcgtcctccgccacccagattgaggcgagtcactacgccaccatgaggacttagagcgcattgggaattgggcattccaaattggggagaaaaggggagaaaatcaaaaccgtcagtccacacatcttatcacgtgactctttgtgcatgacaccggagactcacagcatgtggaggctcatgctactctccgcgatccacacacaacttaccacacgccccattgagagcgagaaccactaatcacgaccacgaggaggttaccccatgtgactctaccctccctagcaaccaggccaatttggttgcttaggagacctggctggagtcactcagcacaccctggattcgaactcacaacttcaggggtgatagtcagcgccaatactcgctgagatacccagaccccccatgGTTAACGTTCTTAACCGAACAGCGGTTGTATTAGATCAATGTCTAATGCACATTGTGAAATATGC
The genomic region above belongs to Myxocyprinus asiaticus isolate MX2 ecotype Aquarium Trade chromosome 28, UBuf_Myxa_2, whole genome shotgun sequence and contains:
- the LOC127419553 gene encoding disks large homolog 4-like isoform X2 produces the protein MDCLCIVTTKKYRYHDEETPPVQHSPAHLTARKPTDMQHLSDAGHAPIDGIHGYTPQMHISPAKPVLLQSGHAPYYATSTLMNGMDGDVEYEEITLERGNSGLGFSIAGGMDNPQIGDDPSIFITKIIPGGAAAQDGRLRVNDCILFVNDADVREVTHSFAVEALKEAGPIVRLYVLRHKPSAEKITDIKLIKGPKGLGFSIAGGVGNQHVPGDNSIYVTKIIEGGAAHKDGRLQIGDKILAVNNMYLEEVMHEDAVAALKNTGEIVYLRVAKTLYHPQHQDIYNPPDITSSYSPHMDMSDYPQALSPSSPRRYSPIPKALLMDDDIPREPRRVAILRGSTGLGFNIVGGEDGEGIFISFILAGGAADLSGELRKGDQILSVNGVDLRHATHEQAAVALKNAGQTVTIIAQYRPEEYSRFEAKIHDLREQLMNSSLVSAAASLRSGKRSFFIRALFDYDKTLDCGFLSQAVSFRFGDVLQVFDCSDEEWWQAAKISAHGELEETGYIPSKRRVERKEWSRMKTRGRDVISGRSEYIVSYETVTQTEVHYTRPVIILGPSKDRVNDDLLSEFPDKFGSCVPHTTRPKRDYEVDGRDYHFVSSREQMEKDIQSHRFIEAGQYNSHLYGTSVQSVRQVAEQGKHCILDVSANAVRRLQAAQLHPIAIFIRPSSLQNILDISKRLTEEQARRALDRAIKLEQDFIECFSAIVEGDSFEEIFHHVKSVIKEQSGPYIWIPARERL
- the LOC127419553 gene encoding disks large homolog 4-like isoform X1; protein product: MDCLCIVTTKKYRYHDEETPPVQHSPAHLTARKPTDMQHLSDAGHAPIDGIHGYTPQMHISPAKPVLLQSGHAPYYATSTLMNGMDGDVEYEEITLERGNSGLGFSIAGGMDNPQIGDDPSIFITKIIPGGAAAQDGRLRVNDCILFVNDADVREVTHSFAVEALKEAGPIVRLYVLRHKPSAEKITDIKLIKGPKGLGFSIAGGVGNQHVPGDNSIYVTKIIEGGAAHKDGRLQIGDKILAVNNMYLEEVMHEDAVAALKNTGEIVYLRVAKTLYHPQHQDIYNPPDITSSYSPHMDMSDYPQALSPSSPRRYSPIPKALLMDDDIPREPRRVAILRGSTGLGFNIVGGEDGEGIFISFILAGGAADLSGELRKGDQILSVNGVDLRHATHEQAAVALKNAGQTVTIIAQYRPEEYSRFEAKIHDLREQLMNSSLVSAAASLRSGKRSFFIRALFDYDKTLDCGFLSQAVSFRFGDVLQVFDCSDEEWWQAAKISAHGELEETGYIPSKRRVERKEWSRMKTRGRDVISGRSEYIVSYETVTQTEVHYTRPVIILGPSKDRVNDDLLSEFPDKFGSCVPHTTRPKRDYEVDGRDYHFVSSREQMEKDIQSHRFIEAGQYNSHLYGTSVQSVRQVAEQQGKHCILDVSANAVRRLQAAQLHPIAIFIRPSSLQNILDISKRLTEEQARRALDRAIKLEQDFIECFSAIVEGDSFEEIFHHVKSVIKEQSGPYIWIPARERL
- the LOC127419553 gene encoding disks large homolog 4-like isoform X3, giving the protein MDNPQIGDDPSIFITKIIPGGAAAQDGRLRVNDCILFVNDADVREVTHSFAVEALKEAGPIVRLYVLRHKPSAEKITDIKLIKGPKGLGFSIAGGVGNQHVPGDNSIYVTKIIEGGAAHKDGRLQIGDKILAVNNMYLEEVMHEDAVAALKNTGEIVYLRVAKTLYHPQHQDIYNPPDITSSYSPHMDMSDYPQALSPSSPRRYSPIPKALLMDDDIPREPRRVAILRGSTGLGFNIVGGEDGEGIFISFILAGGAADLSGELRKGDQILSVNGVDLRHATHEQAAVALKNAGQTVTIIAQYRPEEYSRFEAKIHDLREQLMNSSLVSAAASLRSGKRSFFIRALFDYDKTLDCGFLSQAVSFRFGDVLQVFDCSDEEWWQAAKISAHGELEETGYIPSKRRVERKEWSRMKTRGRDVISGRSEYIVSYETVTQTEVHYTRPVIILGPSKDRVNDDLLSEFPDKFGSCVPHTTRPKRDYEVDGRDYHFVSSREQMEKDIQSHRFIEAGQYNSHLYGTSVQSVRQVAEQQGKHCILDVSANAVRRLQAAQLHPIAIFIRPSSLQNILDISKRLTEEQARRALDRAIKLEQDFIECFSAIVEGDSFEEIFHHVKSVIKEQSGPYIWIPARERL